The nucleotide sequence TTCGCTCTTTCTTTCGTCGGAAATACTTTTTAATAATGGCctgttaaataaaaattatatgagCCGAAGCCTGAAAACAAGCAAAACACCATGCTTATTGGACCCGGGCCCACTAATTAACATAAAATGAAATAAATGGAGAAAATTGGATCTTGTGGGCTGTAGCCCAAAACTCCGCTTCTTTTTCCTATGTAATTCTCAATCGTGTgattttgtagctctagaaatgttGCTAACATCCTAGTTGATGAAGAATGAACGAACCTCTTTACCttgtttattttgtaatttaagtTTTCCGATAGTTCAACAAGCGGAATTCTTAGTTCGTTGCTTATTTATTCTTAGAAAGGTGCAACATACAGTTTCAAGATAAAGATAAACTATAATTATATTATAGTGTCCAAGTAAGATTTAGCTATGCGTCCATGTGCTCCCCTAGGGAAGAAACCACCAGGGACACATTCATCACCTCCACCATACACTATCCTCAATATTTCTTGAGGTGTTCTTCCATATGCAAGTGAATCTTTGTCACCAGCTAGCACACTTCCCAAAGCTCTGCCCTCAGGACCTTCCAACATTCGCATCCCAAGCCCAACATCTTTCATACCATTGTTTCCGAGCTTGTCCCTAAGAATTGAAATGCGATTTGTAAATGTTTCTACACTCACTCCATATGGATGCACTTGCTCATTTCTACAATCATATAACATTGCTCTAATAACTGCATCTTGCCCTGACTCTACTCCCAGTAGCCCTGCAACAAGCTATACACATACAAAATATAATggaaatatattatttataaCAGTTATATATTCAACCTGTCTTTTGAAATTggtaattaaatgtaaaaaatatCCTCTAAAATTCAACCATTAAATCAATCAGAATTAATCCACATATATTTGTATATTGTATATAACTACATGTATTATTtcacatatattatatatattttatattccaACNNNNNNNtatatatatatatatatataggatttagatcctctaaagtttaaatttcactttagagattaaagtgtgatcttttaccatttattttataggtaggaccaaaaataaatatgaaagaaaaactaATCAATAGTAGAAGATCAtactttattctctaaaataaaaatcaaactttagaggatccaattATTCAATTGCAAAAGAGTTCTgatacgtgtacactaaaatcaaccaccaaaaTCTGCTACCAGCtaccaatataaaatacatgctgaaatacaaatacacattaaaaataaactaaaccacacatgtatttatggctgattttagtggctcATCTTgctgtacaaatagcattttttattacaaataatCCAATACAATAAAGATGATGTAAAATTGTTTTGATAAATTTACCTTCTTAGAAGTGGGGTTTTGCAATTGAGGATTGGTTCCAACATATCCAGTGAGGCCAACATAAGGAATTACATAAGAGGCAAGTAAGTAGTTGATGACATTAGCATAGGGGTCAAAAGGAGGATGTAGAGATTCTCCAAAGGCATTGTCCATGATTTCAGCAAATGCCTCCTTGCTTATATTCAATAATGGCCTAGGAAACCCCTTTATTGTTCTTTTTATGGCCCTGCAATCATAATGCAATAATGCATGCAactcttaagttttattttttttaaaggttTGAAATGCTAAGAATTATAATTCACTATTTaaagaaaaacattttttttgaaaattttaattctCATTTTCTTCTTAAAAGACAAATTAATTTATCACTCTTTCAAACTTAATACGTCaagtattaaaaatatttttatttacaattaataaaataattttattaaagattaaattatacaaaaagttaatttatacaaaaattattctaaattaaaaattaaattttattctattaatatattatagtcttttaaaactaaattttaaataaaaataaattattttgttaaagaaAATAGAATTCCGAGCCCTTAGTGtaactaaaataataaagacTAGAGAGTAGAGAGAACCTCAAATGTCCAACTTCTTGATAAGCAAACTGCAAGATGACATCTCTAGTGAATGCATCAAGATTGGCCTTTTTGCCTCCAATGGGAGGAGGTCCTCCTTGGGCCAATTCAGGATCAACAGCATCTAATCCACAACCACTAGCACCGTACAAGAAGAATTCAGCCTCCAAATATTCTAAGTTTAGAGGAAATTCCAGAAGATCAACATCAGATTTTGGGGATAAACTTACAATAGGATTAAAAGAGTAAGATCTTGGAACAAGGATGGAAAGAACTAAGAAAGTTACTATAACATGAATGGAGACCATGGTAGTGAAAGTGGGAAGTAGCTAGTGCCATATTTTTTGTgaccctttttctttcttatagTGTACACTGAATCCTTTTTCATACAAAGTGCACAAGGCAATGCCAAGTAGCAAGAAATGTAACTTGTTTGACACTAGAGTTGACAGGTGTATTCATATAATAATCATATATGCTGAGTAAGCTCATGGATTGTATTTATTTGTAGGGATGGTTCCGTGTACTCTGATCTCATAAATTTGCATGGTTGCAGTCAAATATTATTCATATCATTCATTTTAGGAGATTCGGATGAATAAGAGAAATTTtagatgaaaattaaattttaagttagaagttaattttcaaaaaaattctttgTAATTTCTCTCGATATAGCCTGCTCTCTTGACCGTTTGGTAGGAAGGGAAACTGGGAAAGAATGTTAAGACTATTTGATCTCAATGTGAAATATTAGCTAAACCTaataataataaggattttttgACGTGTGCACTAATAAAGACATAACAACAtcataaaaaaatgttttttaaaGNtattttttatttaaaaaattttattttatactattaaaaacGTTATTTTAAGGCACAAGTTaactaatcaaaataataatatacTACTCTCCTCCTCTTTGATCGAATATTTCATAAGGAAACATTATATATATTTATCCATTTCTTGATCAAGTATATTCCAGACTCAGCTCCACCAATTATATAATCCAATTCATCTCAATCTTCTTCTATATAAGCAGCACCATACCACTTACTATATAAACTCAAACTATCCCAATTTCAAAGGAAGAAGCAATGTCCATGGCATTAACAGAGGAACTGAAGGGCAAGGCAGTGGTGTACCATGGTGACAAACTTTGTAGGGAGAAATTCTCTTTGTTGCTTGCAGAAATAGGCCTGCCAAAAGGATTATTAACAATTCAGGACATTGAGGAATGTGGCTATGTGAAAGAGATTGGATTTGTTTGGCTCAAGCTTCAGAAGAAGATAGAACACAGGTTTGATAACATACTTGTGTGCTATGATTCAGTTGTCACGGCATATATTGAACCTAAGAAGATCAAGAATCTCACTGGGGTCAAGGCTAGGGACTTCTTGCTTTGGTTCACATTGAATGAGATTTATGTTAAGGGTTCACCACAAGGGTCTCTTATTACCTTCAAGTCCATTATAGGGTTATCTATGTCTTTTCCACTTTCTTTGTTCATGGGCATGGCTGGGAAGGATCAACCCAAGGAAGAAGCGTAAGAAGAAAACTGGTGGAACAAGATGATCAAATTGtaattaattgttattaatcAGTGCCCAAATGAATTGTTAATAACAATGAAAATGTCATTGTAATTGTATATGATGTATTACTATTTCAATTAAATTCATCAACATTATTATTATGGTGATGGTGATGTCACGCACTTGCTTATACGTataattttaatgattaatttgGTTGTATTTTCATGGAAAGAATTAGTGGCTACGGTGAATGACTAGGAACAAAGAAAGAATATGCTGTCATATTTGTTTCATGAAGAATATGCTTAGAGTATAAAGTGCTTGTTATTTTAATGTCTCTTATTTCCAAATTGTTCACGTAATTTCGCTTTTTTGGATAAAGTGTATGCGTGGCCTTGTTTTTGCATGGCTTTTAGGCGTTTGACGAAAGGAAGTAGGAACACTCCGGACAAAATAAAGGGAacaaaattatgatttttttggGGTGACTaaacagaaaaaaagaaaaaaaaaaaagagacaaaaccaaattagttggttagggtcatatctaaatctattagatgttgAAGCTCACTTCATGGTTGGCTGGCTCCAATTCGAGTGAATGTCCGCGACAGAAGCAGCTGTTTTAGCCATACAATCTGCAACACTATTTGCAGTCTtctgaattaaaagaatagagactctccaattccaattcataaCCTCCTGTATATGCTTTGCCAAATCCCATTTCGGAATATCTTTTACCAAACATTCTTTGGTTTACCAAGAAAAGAGCTTCTAAACAGTCTGTTTCACAAATAACCTTATGAAATCCACTCTTCCAAGCAAGAAGTAAACCTCTCCAAATTGCATACAATTCAGCAAAAAGAACACTGCACATTTTGACTTTTCCAGTGCAACCTTTCAACCAACAGCCATCAAGATTGCGAATGATACAACCAAAACCAGCATAGCCAGAAGGAGCAAatcaactagcatcacaattcaatttaacagaATGAACTGGAACTGGAACCCAATGCAAACAAAGTGAAGGAGGAGACAGAGATTGATGCATAGCAAAAATAGTGTGAAACTCCCTTACTGAACTACGAATCAAACTCACCACTTTACTAGCACTCCATGAATCATCTATATTAAATAAGTCATGATTCCTGTTTCTCCAAATCCACCAGAtggtcgaaaagaaaagaaaaacatctcCACTCCTTGCACCTCTGTAGAGCCAATCATGTAAATTCGAGTTATTTGAATACAGGCCTAAAAGGTTCCAAACCTCCTTGGCACTAGGGCACTCCCGAAGACAATGAAGAATGGATTTAGAACCATTCTGACATCGATGACAGGTGCTAGATAAAGCTAAACCACGACCCAAATGAAACTCTGCCGTAGGAATAGCATTATGAAGACTGAGCCAAATCAAGAACTTGTACTTCTCAGGAATATGCAGTCGCCATACCCACAACCAATTATCATGCTCATTCCAGTCAAACTTTCTTTTGGCTAGCCAACTGTACCCACTCCTAGCTGAGTAAAGTCTAGAAGATGCCACACCCCACGACCAACCCGAACTCTCTCCAGCATTCAAGTCCGGATTATAAGCATTCAAACGCTGTTTGACATCTTCTGGAATGATAGAGAAAATATCATGGAGATTCCATTGACCATCTTTCCAAACGTCTCTAATAGTTAAATCAGAGTCAGATATATATACAAAAGGGACATCTTGAGCAATTGGGCCCTCAATACTCCAATTGTCAAACCAAAAAGATTGATCAAGTGACCCAACGCACCAAGAGAAGGCATCCTTAAGAGCACCAAAAGCCTTTGAGATACTCTTCCTAACATGAGAAGCATTGCAAGGGACAGGGCCATCTAAAACTCCCTCATTCCTCAGATACTTCGCCCTCAATAGAGCGACCCAAGGCTTGTCCTGACAATGAAAAAGTTGCCACACCAATTTACCAAGTAAATATATATTAACACACGCAGGATCTCTAACACCCAGGCCACCAAATTTTTTTGGAGTGATCACGGTCCtccaattaacaagagaaagacCTTTACCATCAACTTGACCCTTCCAAAGGAACTGTCTCATCATAGAAGATAATTTATCGCAAACCCAATTTGGAAAAAAAGATACTTGCATATGATAGACAGGAATGGATGCTGCAACAGAATTGATCAGGCAAAGTCTCCCTGCTTTATTTAGAAGCCTTCCTTTCCAATTAGCTAATCTTCCCCTCACCTTTTTAATCACCGAATAAAAAGAAGCCCTACTGGTACGGAAATGATTAATGTTAACTCCAAGATATCTTCCTAAGTCCAAAGCAAAACGTATTGAagaaacactagtaaaaatatctcttctacgaGCAATcacatttttagaacaaaaagtTTTAGACTTTTCAAGATTCATTTTCATGCCAGATGCCTTGCAAAAAATGTTAAGAGAATGCATGACCATTTGGACCTAACTCTTTGTAGCCTGACAGAAGAGTAAGagatcatctgcaaacatcaaatgagaaaatTTTGGGCTACCCCTAGTGACAGAAACTGGTTTCCACACACCCTCGACCACCTTATGAGATATATAGCAAGCAAGTCTTTTCATACAAAGCACAAATAAGTAAGGAGACATTGGATCGCCCTATCTAAGCCCGCTTCTAGGAGCAAAACTATccaatctattcccattccacataatagaaagagatgatgCACGAACACAAgtcataatcaaattaacagtgatgataggaaaaccaaaagcaatgagagtactctccaaaaacctccaatccaccctatcataagctttttcaagATCAATTTTAAAAGTAAGAGTACCTTTTTTGGATTTTGTGTGCTTCATGAAATTCAGAATTTCTTGGGccacaataatattatcaggaGCACCACGACCCGGAATAAAACCTCCTTGTAAAGGACTAATAATATCTGGAAGAAAAGGCCGAAGCCGGTTAGTCAATACTTTGGTGATAATTTTATAAACAACATTACACAAGCTAATAGGCCTGAAATCATTCATAAAGGTAGAGTTATCAATTTTAGGAATAAGTACAATCAGAGTTTTCATGATGCTAGGATTTAAGAACTCTCCCAAAAAAGCGCTCCGGACAATATTCCAAATCTCAGTGCCTActatctcccaatattctttaaaaaaataagctTGAAAGCCATCTGGACC is from Arachis ipaensis cultivar K30076 chromosome B01, Araip1.1, whole genome shotgun sequence and encodes:
- the LOC107620178 gene encoding uncharacterized protein LOC107620178, giving the protein MSMALTEELKGKAVVYHGDKLCREKFSLLLAEIGLPKGLLTIQDIEECGYVKEIGFVWLKLQKKIEHRFDNILVCYDSVVTAYIEPKKIKNLTGVKARDFLLWFTLNEIYVKGSPQGSLITFKSIIGLSMSFPLSLFMGMAGKDQPKEEA
- the LOC107639414 gene encoding desiccation-related protein PCC13-62, which gives rise to MVSIHVIVTFLVLSILVPRSYSFNPIVSLSPKSDVDLLEFPLNLEYLEAEFFLYGASGCGLDAVDPELAQGGPPPIGGKKANLDAFTRDVILQFAYQEVGHLRAIKRTIKGFPRPLLNISKEAFAEIMDNAFGESLHPPFDPYANVINYLLASYVIPYVGLTGYVGTNPQLQNPTSKKLVAGLLGVESGQDAVIRAMLYDCRNEQVHPYGVSVETFTNRISILRDKLGNNGMKDVGLGMRMLEGPEGRALGSVLAGDKDSLAYGRTPQEILRIVYGGGDECVPGGFFPRGAHGRIAKSYLDTII